The Parvibaculaceae bacterium PLY_AMNH_Bact1 genome window below encodes:
- a CDS encoding efflux RND transporter permease subunit (Derived by automated computational analysis using gene prediction method: Protein Homology.), with protein sequence MGNIAAYAIRNGRFTLFALIALAATGIAIYFSHPSQEDPEVTIRTAVVTAYFPGMSAERIEQLIVKPIEETAKQISEVTDMTSTASTGAAMVKVEVGDKYFDLDPIWTDLRNKMNDLTPSLPSGTSGPYVNDDFGRVAVATLALTGADYSMAELRQVARDLRDAIGALPLVSQVDLYGIQDEQIWLTADQTYMDQLGLSQQAVIAALTGQNVILPGGSIAANGQRITIEPSGSFTSVDEIRDLPLELPEGGIVYIRDIFDVERGYVDPPSRPTQFNGVPSLMLGVAMVNGSNIAEFGVALEALLADLEEDLPLGMALEFATYQPPLVAAAVSDATNNLLQTIATVLVVVILFLGVRTGLIVGSIVPLAILAALVGMSLWEIPLHRISIAAIIIALGLLVDNGIVIAEDIKRRMEDGVDRLEACVGAPRELGMPLLSSSLTTILAFMPLYLAEDVTGEYVGALAQVLFLALIASWFLSIAITPTLCFWLLDGDLKRGEGTDVYDSAPYRFYRQILSFILAQRLLFIAAMVGLLVVAILGMGFVTSRLMPPSDRAQFVVHIELPTGADVNETIRVTDGFLAWLSDKEINPDVVQHAAYIADGGPRFFLAMSPVDPVPHKAFVLIDVTALDVVGPMMAKSSAYFRDEVPEAQGRPETLFFGATPPGTVDIQITGPEIAQLYLLGHEVEEVFRSVPGSANIRTNWGSPVVKVLVQIDQERARRAGVSSEDVANSLASYFDGLPVTDFRDGDTVIPIKMRAAEDQRDELDKLRSITVYSSASNVAVPLIQIADIDGVLEPFEIHRFNQERGLKASAILPGRQASEFYAALQPALGAIELPRGYAIEVQGELKDSGEATGALFAYLPHCAAAILVLLVWQFNSYRRPAVILLTIPLIMIGATSGLLLTGAFLDFNAMLGLLSLGGIIINNGIVMIERIDLDRAAGKSVHDAVVSSALVRARPIIMTTLTTILGLMPLMLFGGELWFAMTIVIMFGLAAGTVLTLGVVPVLYSLFFDFARSDEGGSPASVAA encoded by the coding sequence ATGGGAAACATCGCTGCTTACGCCATCCGGAATGGCCGCTTCACACTTTTTGCTTTGATCGCCCTCGCGGCGACGGGGATCGCAATCTATTTCAGCCACCCGAGTCAGGAAGATCCGGAGGTAACGATTCGGACTGCGGTGGTTACGGCCTATTTTCCGGGCATGTCGGCGGAACGTATTGAACAGCTGATTGTTAAGCCGATTGAAGAAACAGCCAAACAGATTTCAGAAGTCACGGATATGACTTCAACCGCTTCTACGGGGGCGGCAATGGTGAAAGTGGAAGTCGGCGACAAGTACTTCGACTTGGACCCCATCTGGACAGATCTTCGCAACAAGATGAATGATCTCACGCCAAGTCTGCCATCTGGAACGTCCGGTCCCTATGTGAATGATGACTTTGGACGTGTTGCCGTTGCGACCCTTGCTCTTACAGGGGCTGACTACTCGATGGCGGAGCTGCGTCAGGTTGCGCGCGATCTGCGAGATGCCATTGGCGCTTTGCCACTCGTCAGCCAGGTAGATCTATACGGTATCCAGGATGAACAAATCTGGCTCACCGCCGACCAGACCTACATGGATCAACTGGGTCTTTCTCAGCAGGCGGTTATTGCGGCGCTGACCGGCCAGAATGTCATCCTGCCAGGGGGCTCCATTGCGGCCAACGGACAGAGAATTACTATTGAGCCGTCGGGCAGTTTTACCTCCGTTGATGAAATCCGCGATCTGCCACTAGAGCTTCCTGAAGGCGGGATCGTTTACATCAGAGATATTTTTGACGTGGAGCGGGGGTATGTGGACCCGCCCAGCCGCCCGACCCAATTTAATGGCGTTCCGTCTTTGATGCTGGGTGTTGCGATGGTGAACGGATCCAACATCGCAGAATTTGGTGTTGCGCTGGAAGCATTGTTGGCTGACCTAGAAGAAGACCTGCCTTTGGGTATGGCGCTCGAGTTTGCCACGTATCAACCACCATTGGTGGCAGCTGCAGTGAGTGATGCGACGAACAACCTTCTCCAGACCATTGCGACTGTGCTGGTTGTGGTCATTTTGTTTCTCGGCGTCCGCACGGGATTGATTGTTGGCTCTATTGTGCCGCTCGCCATTCTGGCTGCGCTTGTCGGTATGAGCTTGTGGGAAATACCTCTTCACCGAATTTCGATCGCAGCCATCATCATTGCGCTCGGTCTTCTGGTCGACAATGGAATCGTAATTGCTGAAGACATCAAACGGCGGATGGAAGACGGCGTTGATAGGTTGGAGGCGTGCGTGGGCGCACCCCGAGAGTTGGGGATGCCGTTGCTGTCCTCTTCCCTGACAACGATCCTGGCCTTTATGCCTCTCTATCTTGCTGAAGATGTGACTGGGGAATATGTAGGCGCGCTAGCGCAGGTGCTCTTTCTTGCTCTGATCGCCTCCTGGTTTCTTTCTATAGCAATCACACCGACGCTCTGCTTCTGGTTGCTTGATGGTGATCTTAAGCGAGGCGAGGGTACTGACGTTTATGACAGTGCTCCCTATCGTTTCTACAGACAAATTTTGTCTTTCATTTTGGCTCAACGCCTTCTTTTCATCGCGGCGATGGTCGGCCTGCTTGTAGTGGCAATTCTTGGGATGGGGTTTGTCACCTCCCGACTGATGCCGCCATCAGACCGAGCGCAGTTCGTTGTGCATATTGAGTTGCCAACCGGGGCGGACGTCAACGAGACCATTCGCGTGACAGATGGATTTCTTGCGTGGCTTTCAGACAAAGAGATCAATCCAGATGTGGTGCAACACGCTGCCTATATTGCTGATGGTGGCCCGCGTTTCTTTCTTGCAATGTCACCCGTCGATCCCGTGCCCCATAAGGCATTTGTTCTGATTGACGTGACGGCCCTGGATGTTGTTGGACCTATGATGGCGAAGTCATCGGCCTATTTCAGAGACGAAGTGCCCGAAGCGCAAGGCCGGCCCGAGACATTGTTCTTCGGCGCGACGCCACCTGGGACTGTCGATATCCAAATCACCGGCCCTGAAATTGCACAGCTCTACCTGCTTGGGCATGAGGTTGAAGAAGTCTTCCGCAGCGTACCTGGCTCCGCGAATATCCGAACGAATTGGGGTTCCCCGGTCGTGAAGGTGCTGGTTCAAATTGATCAAGAGCGGGCTAGGCGCGCAGGTGTGTCGAGTGAAGATGTCGCGAATTCTCTTGCCAGCTACTTTGATGGTCTGCCGGTGACCGACTTCAGAGATGGGGATACCGTGATCCCAATTAAGATGCGGGCAGCAGAAGATCAGCGAGATGAGCTGGATAAACTCCGTTCGATCACGGTGTACTCTTCTGCTAGCAATGTAGCTGTGCCGCTCATTCAGATTGCGGACATTGACGGTGTGCTGGAGCCGTTTGAAATCCACAGGTTCAATCAGGAGCGCGGCCTCAAGGCCTCTGCCATTCTGCCTGGGCGTCAGGCTTCTGAGTTCTATGCTGCCTTGCAGCCAGCGCTTGGTGCGATTGAGCTGCCGCGGGGGTACGCGATTGAGGTTCAAGGGGAATTGAAGGATTCTGGTGAGGCGACCGGTGCGCTCTTTGCCTACCTGCCACATTGTGCAGCCGCCATATTGGTGCTGCTTGTTTGGCAGTTTAACTCGTACCGCCGTCCTGCGGTGATCCTTCTCACTATTCCGCTGATCATGATCGGCGCTACGTCTGGCCTATTGCTTACCGGGGCCTTTCTTGATTTTAACGCCATGCTCGGGCTTCTCAGCCTTGGGGGGATTATCATCAACAATGGCATTGTGATGATTGAACGGATCGATCTAGACCGGGCGGCTGGTAAGTCTGTGCATGACGCTGTCGTTTCATCTGCCCTTGTGCGGGCACGGCCCATTATCATGACGACGCTCACAACGATCTTGGGTCTGATGCCGCTCATGTTGTTTGGTGGCGAACTTTGGTTTGCGATGACCATTGTCATTATGTTCGGCCTGGCGGCAGGGACGGTGCTCACGCTCGGTGTCGTTCCGGTCCTCTATTCGCTATTTTTTGATTTTGCCCGGTCTGATGAGGGGGGCTCCCCTGCGTCTGTCGCTGCGTAA
- a CDS encoding efflux RND transporter periplasmic adaptor subunit (Derived by automated computational analysis using gene prediction method: Protein Homology. GO_function: GO:0005215 - transporter activity [Evidence IEA]; GO_process: GO:0006810 - transport [Evidence IEA]), with product MRSWSLLVPIVLSLGLAGCDGDVEEVAVAPPPVVKLETVSERATGQVRSISGVVEASDRSALSFQVGGRVTEVNVTVGETVVAGQVLALLDRTNYQIALDSARSQLSSARAKRSEAKEDLDRKLALIDKGFVTQAAVDSAQAAYDAAAASVSVSTSDVERAQKDLDRTILSAPFAGTISSREIDPFVEVSVGTTLFEIQSAGDLEVRVLVPETIIREVDYGQPVSVSFPTLKGELFGGTVSEIASRAEAGNAFAVKVALVELGDADIRTGMTAKVTFNFQSYLNGREAFLIPLTAISIKDADLGAQGVQSADQNKAPVFVYDPEKEAVFKRFVGLGDVRGNDIEVFSGLAEGEQIVTAGVAFLHDGMAARPWQQNQ from the coding sequence ATGCGAAGCTGGTCACTTCTGGTTCCGATTGTGTTGTCACTGGGTCTTGCAGGATGCGACGGGGATGTCGAAGAAGTAGCTGTTGCGCCCCCGCCGGTCGTCAAGCTTGAGACGGTGAGTGAACGGGCTACCGGACAGGTGCGCAGTATCTCTGGCGTTGTCGAAGCGTCGGATCGTTCCGCGTTGAGCTTCCAGGTTGGTGGACGTGTAACAGAAGTAAATGTCACAGTGGGTGAGACTGTGGTTGCGGGGCAGGTGCTGGCACTTTTGGATCGCACCAACTATCAGATAGCACTCGATAGCGCGCGATCTCAGCTCAGCAGCGCGCGGGCAAAGCGCTCTGAAGCGAAAGAGGATCTGGACCGTAAGCTTGCTCTCATTGACAAAGGTTTTGTGACCCAGGCCGCTGTTGACAGTGCCCAGGCCGCATATGATGCAGCTGCCGCTAGTGTCAGCGTGTCGACGAGTGATGTGGAGCGTGCTCAGAAAGATCTTGATCGCACAATCCTCTCCGCACCCTTTGCGGGCACGATTTCCAGCCGGGAGATTGACCCATTTGTGGAAGTGTCTGTCGGGACAACGCTCTTTGAAATTCAGTCAGCGGGAGATTTGGAAGTCCGCGTTCTGGTGCCAGAGACCATCATCCGTGAAGTGGATTATGGACAGCCCGTGTCCGTTTCTTTTCCAACATTGAAGGGTGAACTTTTTGGGGGAACCGTTTCAGAGATTGCGTCTCGTGCGGAGGCTGGAAACGCCTTCGCTGTGAAAGTGGCTCTTGTGGAGCTTGGCGATGCGGATATTCGAACCGGCATGACGGCGAAAGTGACGTTCAACTTTCAGTCTTACCTAAACGGGCGGGAAGCATTTCTTATTCCGTTGACCGCGATCTCCATCAAGGATGCTGACCTTGGTGCTCAAGGCGTTCAATCGGCGGACCAGAATAAGGCCCCTGTCTTTGTTTATGACCCTGAGAAGGAGGCCGTCTTCAAGCGGTTTGTTGGTCTGGGGGATGTTCGTGGCAACGACATTGAAGTGTTCTCAGGCCTAGCTGAAGGAGAACAGATTGTAACAGCGGGTGTTGCTTTTCTGCATGACGGCATGGCGGCGCGTCCCTGGCAACAGAACCAGTAG
- a CDS encoding MFS transporter (Derived by automated computational analysis using gene prediction method: Protein Homology. GO_function: GO:0022857 - transmembrane transporter activity [Evidence IEA]; GO_process: GO:0055085 - transmembrane transport [Evidence IEA]) has translation MTEAAPEKSLAEAERAFDEQVRRDLPRNYAVNMVHGLLGQTGFRLVQAPTFVPAFIYLLSGSELAVGLALAAQHFGAASSSLLGATLIEHRKKVIPIGFVIGGLMRIQVLGLALAGLFLDGEVALIAACLFLCLFGFFNGMQAVVFNYMMSKVIPVNLRGRLTGLRNFMAGLTASGVAYLGGQYFIETNALGNGYSATFLTAFILTSIGLGLLAFIREPVPPVIRAQASFFGRMKEIPALLRADPGFTRFFIARSLGALGTIAVPFYVLYAGEVVGLSGTNLGILSLAFLLSQTATNLGWGALADKTGNRFVFMATLVTWILSTVLLFFATDIILLGLVFAGLGAGLGGFQISSQNMVLEFGDRQDLPMRIAISNMGNSFMMGLGPLMGGFVALWFSYTAVFWCAMVFMGVAFAMVLLFIDEPRHR, from the coding sequence TTGACAGAAGCCGCCCCCGAAAAGTCCCTCGCCGAAGCCGAAAGAGCCTTTGATGAGCAGGTCCGTCGTGACCTGCCTCGAAACTACGCCGTTAACATGGTGCATGGCCTGCTGGGCCAGACGGGCTTCCGTCTCGTACAAGCACCAACCTTTGTTCCCGCTTTCATATACCTCCTCTCAGGGTCCGAACTGGCAGTAGGTCTCGCCCTCGCTGCGCAGCATTTTGGCGCAGCCAGTTCATCCCTTTTGGGCGCGACCCTTATTGAGCATCGTAAGAAAGTCATCCCCATCGGGTTTGTAATTGGCGGCCTTATGCGCATCCAAGTGTTAGGCTTGGCACTTGCTGGCCTTTTTTTGGATGGTGAAGTCGCCCTGATAGCAGCCTGCCTCTTCTTATGTCTTTTCGGTTTTTTCAATGGCATGCAGGCGGTTGTTTTTAACTACATGATGTCCAAGGTGATCCCGGTGAACCTGCGTGGCCGTCTGACGGGCTTACGCAACTTCATGGCGGGCCTTACAGCATCGGGTGTCGCTTATCTCGGCGGTCAATATTTCATTGAAACGAATGCGCTCGGAAACGGATATTCCGCAACTTTCCTCACCGCCTTCATCCTAACCAGCATCGGTCTTGGGCTTCTCGCCTTCATCCGCGAGCCTGTGCCGCCGGTCATCCGTGCGCAGGCAAGCTTCTTTGGCCGTATGAAGGAGATCCCAGCCCTCCTCCGCGCCGACCCAGGCTTTACGAGGTTCTTCATCGCAAGATCCCTGGGCGCGCTGGGCACCATCGCCGTACCTTTCTATGTGCTCTACGCAGGTGAGGTAGTAGGCCTGAGTGGCACCAATCTCGGCATTCTCTCTCTCGCCTTTTTGCTAAGCCAAACAGCCACCAATCTGGGCTGGGGGGCCTTAGCAGACAAGACTGGTAACCGTTTCGTCTTTATGGCAACCCTGGTCACCTGGATTCTCTCAACAGTTCTGTTGTTTTTCGCAACCGACATCATCCTGTTGGGCCTCGTCTTCGCAGGCCTCGGCGCAGGTCTGGGCGGCTTTCAGATCTCATCGCAAAATATGGTGCTGGAATTTGGCGATCGACAGGATCTGCCCATGCGGATCGCAATCTCCAATATGGGCAACTCCTTCATGATGGGACTTGGGCCCCTCATGGGAGGGTTCGTTGCGCTCTGGTTTTCCTACACAGCGGTCTTCTGGTGCGCCATGGTGTTCATGGGCGTTGCATTCGCGATGGTTCTCCTCTTCATCGACGAACCACGCCATCGTTGA
- a CDS encoding hypothetical protein (Derived by automated computational analysis using gene prediction method: GeneMarkS-2+.), whose translation MVSREEYLLTCLSEEAAEVIQRASKAIRFGLDSTEPAQTHTNRERLCGELTDLLAIVAMLNDECALAHAHNSELIKAKIDKVDKYFQA comes from the coding sequence ATGGTAAGTCGCGAAGAATATCTTCTCACCTGTCTATCAGAAGAAGCCGCTGAAGTTATTCAACGTGCTTCGAAAGCAATTCGGTTTGGGCTCGATAGTACTGAACCGGCACAAACCCATACCAACCGGGAACGTTTGTGTGGAGAGTTGACGGATCTTCTGGCAATTGTGGCGATGCTGAATGATGAGTGTGCTTTAGCCCATGCTCATAACTCTGAATTGATCAAAGCCAAGATCGATAAGGTCGACAAATATTTTCAGGCATAA
- a CDS encoding dipeptidase (Derived by automated computational analysis using gene prediction method: Protein Homology.): MSRPTFLIIAVVAILVGLGWLAFELVDDAAENKGFARVHGPVLTLDTHVDIPPTYTTMPEVDPGLETRLQVDLPKMERGGLDAAFFIVYVGQTARTEDNYAAAREAALVKFNAIHAMTDALYPSRIGLALTPADVVDIHGSGRKVAMIGIENGYVIGQDLSLVAEYYERGARYMTLAHVGHNDISDSSMPRIDLGDAPAEHGGLSEFGREVVNEMNRLGMMVDISHISHDAMMQAVELSEAPAIASHSATTALADHPRNLSDDQMRALAAKGGIAQIVAFSTYVKADPGRTAAGMALRNRIAQEQGAARFSYLAHGKLPEFREGMAEINRLYPRATLAQFVDHIDHAVKVMGIDYVGISSDFDGGGGVIGWDDASETANVTAELLKRGYTYEQIEKLWSGNFLRVWAEVDAVAARLQRAGG, translated from the coding sequence ATGTCACGACCCACTTTTCTCATCATTGCTGTAGTCGCTATTCTCGTCGGCCTGGGCTGGCTGGCCTTTGAACTGGTGGACGACGCTGCGGAGAATAAAGGGTTCGCCAGGGTTCATGGTCCTGTGCTGACGCTGGACACACATGTTGATATTCCTCCGACCTACACAACCATGCCGGAAGTTGACCCTGGTCTGGAGACAAGGCTTCAAGTGGACCTGCCGAAAATGGAAAGAGGTGGGCTCGATGCCGCCTTCTTCATCGTCTATGTGGGGCAGACGGCGCGGACGGAAGACAATTATGCGGCTGCCAGAGAGGCTGCCCTTGTTAAATTCAATGCCATTCACGCGATGACGGATGCGCTTTATCCAAGCCGCATCGGTCTTGCGCTGACGCCAGCTGATGTGGTCGATATTCACGGGTCGGGGCGTAAGGTCGCCATGATCGGGATTGAGAACGGATATGTGATCGGCCAAGACCTGTCGCTGGTTGCGGAGTATTATGAGCGCGGCGCGCGCTACATGACACTGGCCCATGTGGGTCATAATGATATTTCTGATAGTTCCATGCCGCGCATTGATCTGGGCGACGCCCCTGCTGAGCACGGGGGCTTGAGCGAATTTGGGCGCGAGGTGGTGAATGAGATGAACCGCCTTGGCATGATGGTTGATATTTCTCACATCTCGCACGATGCCATGATGCAGGCGGTTGAGCTTTCCGAGGCACCGGCGATTGCCTCTCATTCAGCTACCACGGCATTGGCAGATCATCCTCGAAACCTCTCTGATGATCAGATGCGAGCCCTTGCCGCCAAAGGTGGCATTGCGCAGATTGTTGCATTCTCAACCTATGTGAAGGCGGACCCTGGCCGAACAGCGGCTGGTATGGCTCTGCGCAATCGCATTGCACAGGAGCAGGGCGCTGCGCGGTTCAGCTATCTCGCTCATGGCAAGCTGCCGGAATTCCGCGAGGGGATGGCCGAGATCAATCGTCTCTACCCGCGCGCGACGCTCGCTCAGTTCGTTGATCACATTGACCATGCCGTCAAAGTGATGGGAATCGATTATGTGGGTATTTCATCTGACTTTGATGGTGGCGGCGGTGTGATCGGTTGGGACGATGCGTCAGAGACGGCCAATGTCACCGCCGAGCTCCTCAAGCGTGGCTACACCTATGAGCAGATTGAAAAACTCTGGAGTGGCAATTTCCTGCGGGTCTGGGCGGAAGTTGACGCTGTTGCAGCACGTCTACAGAGAGCAGGCGGGTGA
- a CDS encoding SDR family NAD(P)-dependent oxidoreductase (Derived by automated computational analysis using gene prediction method: Protein Homology.) yields the protein MTAENAVQGLSIIIGVGASNGVGGALVHRFAKSGGPILVVGRTAEKIEAVAEEVRANGGTAHTQVCDVTSPDQVAALFDVAKEYGPLGSVLYNAGNNAIIPFEEVTPEQFEQFWRTGAYGAFLVAQQALKVMAAQGSGSFLVTGASASMRGKPNFAHFSSAKGALRNLTQSLARDYGPKGVHVGHVVIDGVVNGDMVRSRFADYLDAKGNNGALEPSAIAEAFWQLHVQHPSAWTHELDLRPFKEEW from the coding sequence ATGACCGCAGAAAACGCAGTACAGGGCCTCAGCATTATCATCGGCGTCGGTGCGTCAAATGGAGTTGGCGGTGCCCTTGTTCATCGTTTTGCCAAAAGCGGCGGGCCGATCCTCGTCGTTGGGCGCACCGCTGAGAAGATTGAAGCTGTGGCGGAAGAAGTAAGAGCGAATGGCGGTACGGCCCATACGCAGGTCTGCGATGTCACGAGCCCTGATCAAGTCGCAGCCCTTTTTGACGTTGCCAAGGAATACGGACCTCTCGGGTCTGTCCTCTACAATGCGGGCAACAATGCCATCATTCCCTTTGAAGAGGTAACGCCGGAGCAGTTTGAACAGTTTTGGCGAACAGGGGCCTATGGCGCCTTTCTCGTGGCCCAGCAGGCACTGAAGGTCATGGCGGCTCAAGGGTCGGGATCATTTCTCGTCACAGGCGCATCCGCTTCTATGCGCGGCAAACCAAACTTTGCGCATTTCTCGTCCGCAAAGGGCGCACTCAGAAACCTAACACAGTCCCTCGCGCGGGATTATGGCCCCAAAGGAGTTCATGTGGGCCACGTCGTCATCGACGGGGTCGTGAATGGAGATATGGTACGCAGCCGCTTTGCAGACTATCTCGACGCCAAAGGCAATAACGGCGCCTTGGAACCTAGCGCGATTGCAGAGGCGTTCTGGCAACTCCATGTGCAGCACCCGAGTGCCTGGACACATGAACTCGACCTACGACCCTTCAAAGAGGAATGGTGA
- a CDS encoding low specificity L-threonine aldolase (Derived by automated computational analysis using gene prediction method: Protein Homology.), translating to MNFASDNGSGVAPEIMSALAAVNDGAVPGYGADAYTQEACDRLSDVFERDVTVFLVATGTAANALNLAAITQPHGAVFVHERAHVHTDECGAPEFFMHGAKLLPLAGEHGKLTPAAVEQGLDGFAQGIVHHPQAQAVSLSQVTECGTVYSVAEIEALTALAKSHSLRVHMDGARFANALVSLGCSPAEMTWKAGVDVLSFGATKNGAMGVEAVIVFDEGLAADLPFMRKRAGQLLSKGRFLGAQMAAYLTDDLWLNMAGHANAMAALLAAGIEKLPGARLRHPVQANQLFAVLPKPAHKALVAAGAAYYPWEREPDGISVRLVTSFCTPAEEVEEFLSIAANAL from the coding sequence ATGAATTTTGCGAGTGATAATGGCAGTGGCGTTGCACCGGAGATTATGTCGGCACTTGCCGCCGTAAATGACGGCGCGGTTCCGGGGTATGGGGCGGATGCATATACCCAAGAAGCATGTGACCGGCTTTCGGATGTCTTTGAAAGAGATGTGACGGTCTTTTTGGTGGCGACAGGCACCGCTGCTAATGCGCTCAATCTTGCCGCGATCACACAACCTCATGGTGCCGTTTTTGTCCATGAACGGGCGCATGTTCATACGGACGAGTGCGGGGCACCTGAGTTTTTCATGCATGGAGCGAAACTATTGCCGCTTGCAGGAGAGCATGGAAAGCTGACCCCAGCTGCAGTTGAACAAGGTCTGGACGGGTTCGCTCAGGGGATTGTGCATCATCCGCAGGCTCAAGCCGTCAGCCTGTCTCAGGTGACGGAATGCGGAACGGTCTATTCGGTGGCGGAGATTGAAGCTCTGACCGCCCTGGCCAAGAGCCATTCACTTCGCGTGCATATGGATGGTGCCCGTTTTGCCAATGCGTTGGTGTCGCTGGGCTGCAGCCCTGCTGAGATGACATGGAAGGCGGGGGTGGATGTGCTTTCTTTCGGTGCGACGAAGAACGGCGCGATGGGTGTGGAAGCTGTGATCGTCTTCGATGAAGGTCTCGCCGCAGACCTGCCCTTCATGCGCAAACGGGCCGGCCAGCTTCTGTCCAAGGGCAGGTTTCTCGGCGCGCAGATGGCCGCATACCTTACAGACGATCTTTGGCTCAACATGGCGGGCCATGCGAACGCGATGGCGGCCTTGCTGGCTGCTGGCATCGAAAAGCTGCCGGGTGCGCGTCTCCGGCATCCGGTGCAGGCCAATCAGCTGTTTGCTGTGCTTCCCAAACCTGCTCACAAAGCGCTTGTTGCTGCGGGTGCCGCCTACTATCCGTGGGAACGCGAACCAGACGGCATTTCTGTCCGCCTGGTCACATCCTTTTGCACGCCGGCAGAAGAGGTAGAAGAGTTCCTCTCTATTGCGGCCAATGCCTTATGA
- a CDS encoding group III truncated hemoglobin (Derived by automated computational analysis using gene prediction method: Protein Homology.), with translation MSEQRKPFREPLHPSIDEALIEKLVRTFYTKIRADEELGPIFGKVITGDWEPHLQKMFAFWSSLTMLSGRYKGQPMVAHMKLKMVEPQHFDRWLSLFRETAGEVCPLPAATIFIDKAERVAESLKLGMFFKPEEAAAKSPLPPTSA, from the coding sequence ATGTCCGAGCAGCGCAAACCATTTCGAGAACCTCTTCACCCCTCAATCGATGAGGCGTTGATTGAGAAACTCGTACGCACGTTTTATACAAAAATCCGCGCAGACGAGGAACTCGGACCGATTTTTGGGAAGGTGATTACCGGAGACTGGGAGCCTCATCTTCAAAAAATGTTCGCGTTCTGGTCATCGCTCACCATGCTGTCGGGCCGATACAAGGGTCAGCCCATGGTAGCCCACATGAAACTCAAAATGGTCGAACCACAACATTTCGATAGATGGCTGTCTCTTTTTCGTGAGACCGCAGGCGAGGTCTGTCCGCTGCCAGCCGCTACAATCTTCATCGACAAAGCAGAGCGTGTTGCCGAAAGCCTGAAGCTCGGCATGTTTTTCAAGCCAGAGGAAGCGGCAGCGAAAAGTCCGCTGCCACCGACATCTGCCTGA
- a CDS encoding MAPEG family protein (Derived by automated computational analysis using gene prediction method: Protein Homology.) — protein MTLHLTALFAGVLIFIQIALTTLVGVYRGKVGINFMHGDDDVLLRRMRAHGNFTETVPIVLIAMALAELAGAPSWLMLAGGASLVLGRLVHAINFVGSGGGVGAGRAIGMAFTTISMAAFGVYGVMIFVNAV, from the coding sequence ATGACCCTTCACCTCACAGCCTTGTTTGCAGGCGTGTTGATCTTCATTCAGATTGCGTTGACCACGCTGGTTGGCGTGTATCGCGGCAAAGTCGGGATCAACTTTATGCACGGCGATGATGATGTGTTGCTGCGGCGCATGCGGGCCCACGGCAACTTTACGGAAACCGTGCCGATTGTCTTGATTGCGATGGCGCTGGCCGAACTGGCTGGGGCACCTTCCTGGCTCATGCTTGCCGGTGGTGCGAGCCTGGTTCTTGGACGTCTGGTCCACGCCATCAATTTTGTGGGCTCCGGCGGTGGTGTTGGCGCTGGACGTGCGATTGGCATGGCTTTCACGACCATTTCAATGGCGGCGTTTGGGGTCTATGGAGTGATGATCTTTGTAAATGCTGTTTGA